CCTCTGGCTGCTAGTCACTTCTGCACTTGGTCGGTGCAAAAGTTACGGGATCTCTTAGTACTGCCAGGAATGCAACTGGCAGGGCTTTTTCGGCTCTTCCTGCCGGATGTCTTCGAGCTCTCCGAGCTTGAACTCTTGAGCGCCTTTCCTTGAGTCTGCCGAACTAGGGTCCGCTTCATGTGGTCCACAGCCATTCTGGTGGAGTCCGAAGCTAGCCTGGTCACGATTCTCGCTTCCTCCACCACCGTATTGCGTGGCAGGGCACGGATGACACGCAGACAGGCGAACATGAACAGTCCGGTCACGGCAAAGAGTACGTCTTCGTGTCCGGTCGGCTTCAGCGCGAAAGTCAAGGACGCGCACATGGCCCCGACGCGTGAACTGGCGATCGCCCAACAGATTGCGCCTCCCCGCACGGCCGACGGGAACAACTCGAGCACGTATGTGTAACAGTGGATGGAAATCACACTTGACGCGCCCTGGGATAGCACGAGCAAGACCTTGGTGATAGTGCCGAGTCTGGCGCCGGCGGCGATACTCAGCGCGCATTGGATAATGCCCGTCAGCAGGAAGCAACTGGTAAGGACCGTAATAAGGGCGACGCCGGTCATCAAGAAGCGCATGACCGCGTacgtcaacagcgtgacgacCACCGTGAGGCCCGGGATCCAGAATTCCCCCAAACGCGACGTCGAGAAAGCACTGACGTGAAAGACGAAGGATATGCAGAAGCAGACAGAGAACATGGCGAATGCTCGACGTCGGAGGGAGTGGCAGTCGATCAAGTCGTCTCTGTCTGCGCCTTCCTGACCCGTGCGTTTCTCGACCTGTTCCCTGAGCTTTCGCACGAGACAGGCGGTGGCCGCAAGCGGGAAGTTGTTCGTCTTGGCAGCCTGCATCATGACTGCTTCTGCCGCGTCGAGCCTTCCTTTCGCGACAAGCCAGCGGGGAGACTCTCGTGCTGCAGACAAAGCTGGGAGCAGAAAAGCCGTCGGAGCGAGGAGGATTTCCTGCTTCAGACGCCAGTCGACGACCATAGATGTGACGATGTCTTGCCAAACCTTGCCTATCGCCGCACTGACAACCGCCAGGAACAGGACCTGGTGCGGCCTGTGCGTGTGCGTCATGACCTCGAATGGAATCAGGAATGAAAAATCGCGTATGCGGCGACGCTGGCCCCGTTAAGCAAACGTGCCATGGCGTAACTCACGTAACTTGTAGCCACCATGGTCCACACCGTGCAGGTCACCACCGCCACGGCGGAGCCCACGAGCATGGCTCTCCTGCCGACGTAGTCCACGAAGGCGCCGAGCAGAATAAGCGAAATTGCAGAACCGGTATTGTGCAGGGTGACAAGGGCTGCCGGCAGGAAACGTCGGTGGCAAACCATATTCCAATAACTCACCGCACTGGTCTCGGCTGTCCGAACGTCGTAGTCCCACTCTTCACAGGGCGCATCGAGTGTGTCGTTGGTGTCGTCGAGCTCACGCTGGCCTAGGAAGCATCTGCTGTACCACCAGCCGGCCTCGGCAGGTCCAGCGCCAATCTTCCTATCTTGAATGGGACTGCTGGGGTCAGCGGGGGGCTTGCAGCGTTCGTAAACGCGGCAGCGGCTGAAGCGTCCGTTGGCCTCTGTCGGTATCGCAATATTCTTCCAATCGGCTGCAGAGATGTTGAAGCCGGCTGGCGGCTTGCACCAATGGTCGACGTCAGCGGTGAGGAGGGGCACCAAGGTGGTTTGGCTAGTAATCGAAAAGACTCCCAGAAGAATCAGAAGGAGCGTCCTCTTCTGGAAAGGCCCGTGGCCGAAGCCTTCTTCGCTGTCAAACGATTCACTTGTTCGTAGATCAACGCCGGCCAGCCGCTGTGGTAGAAAGAGGTCCATGTCCTGGCTGTGAGGGGCGGCAGTTGGGGTTTAGAAGCCTTGAACGAACTATATGTGAAGACTTCAGACGAGAGCTATCTGTATGGACCGACAGAAAGGAaggcgttttttttcttcttcttgagcgCGCGCTGTTGGTTGTTTCCGTTGTCGCGTGCCCTTAGACGGGGTCCTCTTTTTTCATTACTGCTTACAGAAAGAAAAGTAGTTAATGTGCTTTAAACTTTCTTCTCTTGTGTTgtcagagagaaaaaaatatatattgataGCTCCAGCTTCCAGGAATAAATAATGAATCTCATCAATGTCTATGTTTTTGTCTTTCACATGGCTTCGCAATCATGACAGGGCTAGTCGAAAGCCCGTTGTCGGTGATCACCATGTAGGTAGGAAAGAGATAGAAGGGAGTATACCGCAACCCGATTAAATCCAAACTTGAAGGCCCAAcgcgtgatcgcacgtcaaagtgcttggttgtcgaaatgttggctcctgcaaTCACCTTGTTCACGCTTTGCTCATCATCCTGGTTGCTTTTAGTGTTACTGCCCTGCacgcagagccacggcagggcagcggAACAAGCAAGCACCGAATAAAAagtactggcatagctactgggaaccaaacgtctcaggaaatcttgattcttgctccgtgatctcaacGCAAAGGTCAcgtgttcgcttgccaaggctggctgcgagacgtaatgctccctctaatagttttccttcctccattggGATGACTATATGTCCCCAGAATGAGAAAGGTAGATGCAGAGACATGTTAGCCATACCTTGCACAGGAGTAAGAAATATGGGGATATAGGTATTAGGTGTAAGAAATGTGTGAAAATGCAAAAAGACGGAAATAATGAGCATTATAAGACTGTCACAGTTCTTAGGATTATCTATGATGCTCCATTGGACACACAGAAGGGATGTTACCCCTTATGACAATATTTTCTGAGTACATTCGCTGGAAAGCCGAGCCATGAGAAGAAAAGCCGTTTAAACCTTATTAGTCAGCGCGTCCAAAGATGTTTATTGAAGCCGTAATGAACGCCTGTTCGGGGAAATTTTTGAAGAAATTCTTTGTCCGTTTGGTTGGAGACAGTTGAATTGGAGGAAGGTAACCTCTTGCTGCCGCTATCTGCATGTGATCACATGCACTTTTTTGGCAATCAAAATTTAGTTAACTTtggtgccaccacgtggcgtattgaCCTTAAACTATGCAAACTTCCCCGCGATGACGTAGTGATGttgtcaagtaaaaaaaaattaaagaatttGAAGCTATTCCTGCGGCCTGAACTTCGCCCGAATGCTTGTCCCACAGGCGTTATCTCTGTTCCTGATAAAGAGTAGTCGCCTGCTGGCTCGAAATGACTTACGCTTAGAGTATTTAGTCGCGACTCGCGGAAACAGAGTGATGACTATTTCCGAACTTTTCAGAGGCTTCCCGAAAGACAGCCACGGTTCTATTCCTTTTAGACTAGGAAATCAGTTTGCAAGGATAATCGTCGGCAGCGCTCCGCGACACCTTTTCTTCAGTCGGAACGTATTCCGTATTTGTTGGTAAAACTTACCAACCGAATGTCGCACAAAGGCTATGAGACGCCGTTATGAACTGCTCTTGATTTTGACCTATCggtttcgttaaggtgccccaaATTATTTCCTAGTAAATTTTTCCCTCCGAACTCAtgcgctactgcggcagctgccAACCGAGAAAGGATGTGCTTAATTTTTAAGCTAGACACATGAACAAGTCGGTTTTCCGGCTTGACGCTTAAGGCACTACAAAAGAATGGTGCAAACTGCGCCGTCATCCGTTAGcacgctatggccgaagctgGTCACAATCGTACGTGACATTTACTGGCCAGCGGGTCAGTTACACCTTTGGGTATGATACATTACATGCAGTTAGGTCTTAGGCTACTGGAACGCCATTGTTATCCAGGTATGTTAAAAAGGACGGCTATTTAAGACGATTGGGCCGTTTTTCGTGGGATCTGTCTGTTCTCCACATTGTCTGCCATGCTTCCGTTCGACCTTTACAATGTAGCCGCAAAGTAGACTAGCATATATCGAAAACCACAAAGCTTGGCCACATACCCAATGGCAACGTGCACAACTCGTCACATTTACTTGCACTCGCGAGTTGAGCGACTGTCAAGAATAAAACTATGGAATGTTGGCAGTTGGAGGAAGGTGAGATTCGGCACAGGAAACAATTTGTTCGCATCCTTATCGCGCGAAGATCAGTATCAGCCGACGAAGAATGGATCATGGAGTTCAGTGTCTCTCATGTGATAGAGTGCATGTCCCCAATTTCAGCACCGACTCACAATGTAACTGAGGGCCAGGCATCTCGCTGATATGGGCAGTTTGCCAGTTACTCTACAGTTGTGAGGCACTAGCGTGTGCTACAAGACCTGCGGTGCCTCTGTTCAACGCGTGCCGATATTCTCACCTTATTTCGCACATATGGCTCCAGGTGAACTCCTTCCACAGTCAACCTATTTGTCCCGAAATTCGGCCGCCCTGTCAACGTTGAGTTTTTATCTTTAACCAGACAAATTTAGTTGTCCTGAGATATCCAGCGGTTACAACATTGCCATGACGCCCGCAATTTTGTTGGCCTCGGTTCATAATTATTGAGATTTTAAACGCGTAAGGATTTATATGCCACTGTACctaacgaggaaacccgtccgtcagTGTGACGCTCCGTCCGTCCGCCACGTAAgacgttcgctttcaagatagggcccgcagcagcgaatgaattgaccttcgttctgcctctcgcttcaacgcgaactaagcggcgagaacgcagcgcgaACGAAGCTATCAACACTCGGTGTGCCGTGTCCCCATCACAGGCCGCTTACAATATAGCAcccacgcggccgcgccatatgcagccgACACTGAAGTACGGCTGAACACGGTTGATGATGGtccctgtcgccgcagcgctgtcgtttatactgttCGGATCAATTTTcacaacattgataatgacaccaggcttgtgtggagatgagcaagtggcacaatgctcacTCACAcatagacaactcccagaggggTTTCTGCGTAAATATTTTATAAGCGTTGTAACCATAGCACGCCCCCGGACCGCGCTACTAAAAAATTCATTTTCCTGAGGGCTTCTGCAGCTTTCTGCCTTCTTTCTCGTCATCACCTGACTGAATTAACCATCGAGTCTAGCATTTTTTGATGGCCACACTCCCACGTAAGTCCTCAATGATCCGACGGCTATGGGACTAAAGCCGTTTAAAGTCAAGTTTATCGTGGACACTGCATCCCTTTCTTCCACTTCGAATTAAACTACTCCATTACGGAGCGCGATACCGAAGCGTAGGATTTTCTAAAGTATGTCGTTATTTGCTGGCAAACAATCGCGCGTAGTCATGCGTCATTGCATCCTTACGGGATTTCATCACTGCGAGACTCTGGTGGCCGACTGAGTCAGTCTGCTTAGTGCCTTCAGGAGTAATTTTAACCGGTTTCCAAAACGCTAAATTTCTATCCAGTTTGCCGCATACCTACAATACTGTTTTTTTCCAGCCTAGTCATTGATTGCGCCCTCAACAACTTTACTGCGAAGGTGCTTCTTTTTTACTACACTGTAGTAAGGGGTGAAATCGTTTTCGACTTCTGTTTATTTCGTAATGCCATATTCTTCCAATCGTATGTAATTTACACAGCGTACTAGGGCACCCTCAAATGTAATGTTTTCGCTTTTCTCGATAGCACACCCTCATTCTGATGCAAATGATCAATATAACTTGAACTCATTTCCTCAGCACTAAACAAAGAATAAAAACGCTGTCGTCTTTTTCAACATCAACAAGGGCCGTAGTACTCAACCTTCTGACGCCTTCATTCACAAGCCTGCTTTTTTGCAGTCTGTGATCTTGTACCGTGGAAACGTCCTCCTGATGCCTCTGATATGAAGTTGTTATCCGCGAGCACCCAAGATAAACCGTCATCACACAACTCCATGATGGTTTGGTGACAGGCGACCATGGTATGTCACGCATGCATACGACCAAGCTGATTCTTATGGCTTGgtacatgctgttctgtatgctctGTACAAGATGTTCTGTATGCTCTTCCACAACACCCAGGAGTTGGCTCGTCCAGGATGAGATATTGGCAATGGATCCCTCACTGGCTCGCGTTCTTCCGGCGACGCTTGCCGCGTGCACAGATTTCCGTGTGAAGGATGCAGTGGTCGCTTCCCAGAGTTTCGCCGGTGTTCGTCCAGGCGTAGTCTTTCGTGTGGACGACGAACGTCAGGACCCGGGTCGGTGAGGACCAACCAACCTCGGCTGCCGATTCTGGTGAGGGCGGTGATATCGTTGTTTAGCGTGAGGCCCAATTCTTGCGCGCCATCTGCTAGATATCTACCCAAGCGGGTGTCGCCCTGGTATACCCACAAGGTATGACCGGCATTAAAGACCCCAGCGACGAGCAGGGGAAGTCGCGGCTGACTTTGAGGGCCGAGCGAAAAAGCGTTGCATACGCTGCATACGCAGCGATGTATACGTTGAGGACGAATAGGCTGGGATCTGACGTGTGCGTCGGGATGATTTTCACGAAAACGAGGAGGATGCCCGAGGGAGGAGAAGTTTCGATGTGGTGGATCGC
The nucleotide sequence above comes from Dermacentor andersoni chromosome 10, qqDerAnde1_hic_scaffold, whole genome shotgun sequence. Encoded proteins:
- the LOC126519028 gene encoding solute carrier family 22 member 13-like — protein: MTHTHRPHQVLFLAVVSAAIGKVWQDIVTSMVVDWRLKQEILLAPTAFLLPALSAARESPRWLVAKGRLDAAEAVMMQAAKTNNFPLAATACLVRKLREQVEKRTGQEGADRDDLIDCHSLRRRAFAMFSVCFCISFVFHVSAFSTSRLGEFWIPGLTVVVTLLTYAVMRFLMTGVALITVLTSCFLLTGIIQCALSIAAGARLGTITKVLLVLSQGASSVISIHCYTYVLELFPSAVRGGAICWAIASSRVGAMCASLTFALKPTGHEDVLFAVTGLFMFACLRVIRALPRNTVVEEARIVTRLASDSTRMAVDHMKRTLVRQTQGKALKSSSSESSKTSGRKSRKSPASCIPGSTKRSRNFCTDQVQK
- the LOC126519027 gene encoding solute carrier family 22 member 7-like, which codes for MDLFLPQRLAGVDLRTSESFDSEEGFGHGPFQKRTLLLILLGVFSITSQTTLVPLLTADVDHWCKPPAGFNISAADWKNIAIPTEANGRFSRCRVYERCKPPADPSSPIQDRKIGAGPAEAGWWYSRCFLGQRELDDTNDTLDAPCEEWDYDVRTAETSAVSYWNMVCHRRFLPAALVTLHNTGSAISLILLGAFVDYVGRRAMLVGSAVAVVTCTVWTMVATSYVSYAMARLLNGASVAAYAIFHS